Proteins from one Aspergillus nidulans FGSC A4 chromosome VIII genomic window:
- a CDS encoding uncharacterized protein (transcript_id=CADANIAT00002434): protein MPIPTRSVSTRETRKQPAANVGRTVSNLKPSTTSQLTDEAPSKTETTRIASSNLTRRQSLVRPSQLRIPSSAKPTTLPTSTRSVGRIPTSPVKRNVTVRQQNGEPVVPKKTDMPPPARPVRSSSLRQPTRSSTVTSTVPRGHARHQSQIVTPSSRNLAMPSTATSTASKTRNQFSTYQQQFSPKKTQEPTASTPDNGPDEASSLIPSSWPEVAALQTELLQLSLLYQSMQQRNDRWQRDAQAHLRKKYTSVAGDYKAILNEEKELQRRLNGQALHSWLRNSGEHNGQQRFAEHVQLLSQVADEVYGLSDSHGRHAIAILEFEEWLQTVEKIQEARANIGHEGDDFIEPIRREWREETNALIMKLELASRQLQSLDILGHEDVEALSRSALIRMAKGLGDLVSQMVEELNVIRKIEADIVKSEKSRVSEMAQQLVEMPPIEELAMPRTGLWTRPALKS, encoded by the exons ATGCCAATCCCCACGCGCTCGGTTTCTACCCGAGAGACTCGGAAGCAG CCTGCCGCAAATGTAGGGCGCACGGTGTCAAACCTGAAGCCCTCTACTACCTCACAATTGACCGATGAGGCTCCATCCAAGACCGAAACTACGAGAATCGCTTCCTCCAACCTAACGCGTCGTCAAAGCCTCGTCCGTCCGAGTCAGCTGCGGATTCCATCATCTGCAAAGCCCACCACTCTTCCAACAAGTACAAGGAGTGTTGGACGGATTCCGACATCCCCTGTTAAGCGCAATGTGACCGTTAGACAGCAAAATGGAGAACCTGTTGTGCCGAAAAAGACAGACATGCCCCCTCCCGCGCGACCGGTGCGTTCATCCTCTCTGAGGCAGCCGACACGCTCGAGCACCGTAACATCGACGGTGCCGCGTGGACATGCTAGACATCAGAGTCAGATCGTCACGCCGTCTTCCAGAAATCTTGCTATGCCGTCGACAGCAACATCTACAGCGTCTAAAACACGAAATCAGTTCTCTACGTATCAGCAGCAATTTTCCCCCAAGAAGACACAGGAACCAACGGCTTCGACACCCGACAACGGCCCCGACGAGGCCTCTTCCCTGATACCTTCGTCCTGGCCAGAGGTAGCAGCGCTACAGaccgagcttcttcagcttagTCTTTTATACCAGTCCATGCAGCAACGCAATGACCGATGGCAACGAGATGCGCAGGCGCACCTAAGGAAGAAATATACCTCCGTAGCCGGTGACTACAAGGCTATTCTgaacgaggagaaagagTTGCAGAGAAGACTCAATGGACAGGCCTTGCATTCCTGGCTCAGAAACTCGGGCGAGCACAACGGGCAGCAGAGATTTGCAGAACATGTTCAGCTTCTATCCCAAGTCGCCGACGAGGTGTATGGTCTTAGCGACAGTCATGGACGGCACGCAATAGCCATTTTGGAGTTCGAGGAATGGCTGCAAACAGTCGAGAAAATTCAAGAAGCTCGGGCAAATATAGGACATGAAGGCGACGACTTCATCGAACCCATTCGGCGCGAGTGGAGGGAAGAAACCAACGCGCTGATAATGAAGCTAGAGCTGGCATCGAGGCAATTGCAGAGTCTTGATATTCTAGGACACGAAGACGTGGAAGCGCTCAGCCGTTCTGCTTTAATTCGAATGGCTAAAGGTCTCGGTGATCTGGTCAGTCAGATGGTCGAAGAACTAAATGTCATCCGCAAAATTGAAGCCGACATAGTAAAATCTGAAAAGTCTCGGGTTAGTGAGATGGCCCAACAACTGGTTGAGATGCCACCGATCGAGGAACTAGCGATGCCGAGAACTGGACTTTGGACACGACCCGCGCTCAAATCATGA
- a CDS encoding 6-phosphogluconolactonase (transcript_id=CADANIAT00002435), which produces MPGPAPNLFSFQDTDALAKQLRPYVLRNQNAALSRHNTFRVAVSGGSLPTVLAKALLAPGDGTPEDTAQFSKWEIFFADERAVPLDHEDSNYRLLKDELLSKIPSELGSPNVHTIDEKHVNGDPQELADLYQEELMRSFAAKDSVKLPVFDLILLGCGPDGHTCSLFPGHELLREKDAWVSAISDSPKPPPKRITLTLPVVTHAVSIAFVATGGGKKDILKQIFDAEEGRSLPSALVNQGGGEKVSWFTDHAAVDGVAFPRRGSL; this is translated from the coding sequence ATGCCAGGCCCAGCTCCGAACCTTTTCAGCTTTCAAGATACTGATGCCCTGGCCAAGCAATTACGGCCCTATGTCCTCCGCAATCAAAACGCGGCCCTGAGCCGTCACAACACTTTCCGCGTCGCAGTATCTGGTGGCTCTCTCCCTACTGTTCTCGCGAAAGCTCTCCTCGCTCCCGGAGATGGTACCCCAGAGGATACTGCTCAATTTTCCAAGTGGGAAATCTTCTTCGCAGACGAGCGCGCTGTCCCTCTCGATCACGAGGACAGCAACTACCGTCTTCTGAAGGACGAGCTACTTAGCAAGATACCTTCAGAACTCGGCTCACCCAATGTGCACACGATTGATGAGAAGCATGTCAATGGCGACCCTCAGGAGTTGGCGGATTTGTACCAGGAAGAGCTGATGCGCTCCTTTGCGGCCAAGGACAGCGTTAAGCTGCCCGTTTTCGACCTCATTCTTCTCGGCTGCGGACCAGATGGCCACACTTGCAGTCTTTTCCCTGGACATGAATTGCTACGGGAAAAGGATGCGTGGGTGTCTGCTATCAGCGACTCTCCGAAGCCGCCACCAAAGCGCATCACACTCACATTGCCCGTCGTCACGCATGCTGTGAGTATCGCCTTCGTCGCCACTGGTGGAGGAAAGAAGGATATTCTCAAGCAAATCTTCGATgcagaggaagggaggagcCTTCCGTCTGCGCTGGTCAACCAGGGTGGGGGTGAGAAAGTCAGTTGGTTCACCGATCACGCGGCTGTTGACGGTGTTGCGTTTCCAAGACGGGGAAGCCTGTAA